The Candidatus Thermoplasmatota archaeon sequence ACACCCGGACGCCGATGTACATCATCGCGTTCAGCGTTGGTCTGAACATGGTCCTGGACCCTATCCTGATCCTGGGCGTCGACGGGCTCGTTCCTGCTTATGGCATCCTGGGAGCCGGAATAGCGACGCTGATATCGCGCAGCATTGGCGGGTTCGTCGCTCTTCACCTCCTTTTCCGAGGGAGAAGAACCCTGACCATATCGGTGTCTGACCTCAAGATAGAAAAGGACAGGGCCAAGCAAATCTTCAAGATAGGGATCCCTGCTTCAGTGGGCCACTCCATGGTCGCACTCGGGTTCGTGATAATGGTCGCCTTCACGGCGGGCATAAGCACGGAGGTGCTTGCAGCGTACGGCATAGGGGACAGGGTGATCGGTATCGTCTTCATCATCACAGGAGGTCTGACGGGTGCCGCGGTCACGATGATGGGGCAATGTCTCGGGGCGCAAAAGAAGGAAAGGGCCAGTAAGATTCTGTACAGAACCATGGCCTTGACAGCGGTCTTTCTGTTCATCTGTTCAGCCATCTTCTACGTCTTCAGAGCGGAGATCATCGGAGTCTTCATCGACGACGCGATAGTGATTGAAGAAGGGGCCAGGTTCTTCGCTCTATTCGGGCTCTCGATCGCGTTCTTCGGCATCTTCGCGACCGCCCAGTCTGCGTTCATGGCGTCGGGCCACACCGTTCCCACGATGGTCCTTGGTATTGTGAGACTGTGGATGTTGAGGATACCGTTCTCGTTTGTGTTGGCTTTCACGCTGGGCTACGGCGCTAGCGGAATCTGGATAGGAATGGCGCTAAGCAATCTGGTGAGTGCCATTCTGGCGGTCATCTGGGTTTCGCGGGGAACGTGGCAACGCAGTGTCATAGCGGAGCCGCCCAAAGCCAAGGACGTTGCGGAAGTGCTGTAGAAACCTTGAAGTCCAATCGGATTCTTCCCGGGAATGTGAACATCCGCGAGGCGATCGAAGACGACCGGCAGGGAGTGATGCGCGTTGCGAAGAGTCTCAGTCCGCGTTGGTTCGACAACATCGCCATTGGCACATCCATTCCTCGTGATCTGAGCGTTCACAGAACTCACGTGGCAAGAGAGGGCGGAAGAATCGTGGGCTTCATCATGCACACAACAGTGGACGACAAGGCGGACATCAAATGGATCGGGGTGGAGCCCGGGTCCCAGAGGAAGGGAATTGGCTCGGAGCTGTACGCGGTCGTGGAGGATGAGTTGAGAAGAGCCGGGGTCAGAGAGGTTCGCGTGGAGACCGTCGCCGAACTGACAGAATATGAGCCCTATGAGAGGACAAGGGCGTTCTACGAGAAGATGGGATTCCACGTGGAGAAGGTGAAGAGGACCAGAAGCGAGGAGACCGGTGAAGAGTTCCACATGGCCACGTACTTGAAGGTGCTTCCCCGCATGTGAGCTCGCATTCAGTCCGACCAGTCGCAGGAGAGGGCCCCGAGAACGGTCTCAGAACCTCTTCGGATCCGTGACGACATCGAGCAGGGCAGGTCCATCGTGCTCCAACACCTGCCTGAGGTCAGATTTCAGCCGTGAAGGGTCCTCTGTCCTCACGCCCAGCCCGCCGAAGGACGTCGCGAACTCGGCGAAGTTCGGATTCAGAAGCTCCGT is a genomic window containing:
- a CDS encoding MATE family efflux transporter, producing TRTPMYIIAFSVGLNMVLDPILILGVDGLVPAYGILGAGIATLISRSIGGFVALHLLFRGRRTLTISVSDLKIEKDRAKQIFKIGIPASVGHSMVALGFVIMVAFTAGISTEVLAAYGIGDRVIGIVFIITGGLTGAAVTMMGQCLGAQKKERASKILYRTMALTAVFLFICSAIFYVFRAEIIGVFIDDAIVIEEGARFFALFGLSIAFFGIFATAQSAFMASGHTVPTMVLGIVRLWMLRIPFSFVLAFTLGYGASGIWIGMALSNLVSAILAVIWVSRGTWQRSVIAEPPKAKDVAEVL
- a CDS encoding GNAT family N-acetyltransferase codes for the protein MKSNRILPGNVNIREAIEDDRQGVMRVAKSLSPRWFDNIAIGTSIPRDLSVHRTHVAREGGRIVGFIMHTTVDDKADIKWIGVEPGSQRKGIGSELYAVVEDELRRAGVREVRVETVAELTEYEPYERTRAFYEKMGFHVEKVKRTRSEETGEEFHMATYLKVLPRM